TCCAATGCCTCCAACATATTTCCCTCTTCGCTGGGAAAGCACAGGGGACCAATGGTGGTTCGCATCGCCAATAGACTTGGCTGCTGCTAACGGCCACTACGACTTGGTTCGCGAGCTTCTTCGAATCGATAGCAACCACCTCTTCAAGCTCACCTCGCTCCGCCGTATCCGCCGCCTCGAACTAGTATGGGACGACGACGGCGGAGACCAGTTCCATCACGTCGCCAAGTGTCGCTCTTACGTAGCCCGGAAGCTTCACGATGAGTGCGAAtcgaagaaaggaaagaagaaaaatgattcTCTGATCCGCTCCGGGTACGGCGGGTGGCTCATGTACACTGCTGCATCAGCAGGGGACTTGGAATTCGTTCGGAAGCTTCTGGAGAGGAACCGTCTGCTGGCTTTTGGAGAAGGCGAGTATGACGTCACTGATGTGTTGTATGCTGCTGCGAGGAGCAAGAATAGTGAGGTTTTCCGGCTGCTGTTTGATTTTGCGGTTACCGGAAAACAACGTGGGAATCTGGAGGAGAAGATGGTTCCGTCTGTTTATAGGTGGGAGATGACAAATAGGGGTGTTCATGCTGCTGCTAGAGGGGGTAATTTAGTCATTTTGGAGGACCTTCTTGCAAATTCTTCTGATGTTTTGGCTTATAGAGATGCTCAGGGATCTACTGTCTTGCATTCTGCTGCAGCTAGAGGCCAAGTTCtactcatttttctctttttttttttttttaagaagaatttttaaaaaaagaatcatcttgttgggaaaaatgtcaatttttagataaatatatCAAATGAATTAGACCTTTTAAAGGTActatacaaatttaatttttctataatatatatttgagagataattttaatttttcactcccttttttaatttcttgtgcTCCATTTTTATGCACTAATATAAATGGGTTCTCTACTGCATTTGTAtacttttctttattctttctcATTGCTTTTAAAGAGATTTTTGGTGCTATTTAAatggtggaaactcaggtgTAGTCGActaaatatttagataatttgactgatttgactaaatatTTATCTAACAGCTCTCAGATATCAAttttcacgtgaagtcgactacaCCTGAGTTTTAACCTATTTAAATACTTTTAGTAGTTTTATTCACAAATGGAAGAACATGATGTCTGGATAGATTGCTTGTTCCTTCCTGCATGGTTAAATAATGATAGCAACTAAAAGGTGTGTGTCAATTGAGTGAGGTTAGAGggaagagaaaaggaaaggaagGACTTGTGAAGATTAAAAGGAACTCTACTTTACTCGAGTgtttccttcctttcttttcatttcaaaaCACTAACTCACAAACCGAATAGTTTTGTTTTTCAATATTACATTGACTTTCTGAATTCAATGATATAGCCTTGTTTTCACCCATGCAGGTAATCAAATATCTCACATCATCATCCTTTGAAATTATCAACTCCACAGACCATCAAGGCAACACTGCATTACATGTGGCTTCATACAGAGGCCAACTACCTTCAGTTGAAGCTCTAGTCTCTGCATCTCCATCATTAATCTCTCTTAGAAACAATTCAGGAGAAACCTTTCTCCACAAGGCCGTGTCCGGTTTCCAGTCACATGCGTTTCGAAAACTGGACCGACAGGTTGAGCTTCTAAGGGAGTTACTGAGAGGGAAGAAGTTTCACACAGATGAAATCATCAACGTTAGGAACACTGATGGAAGAACAGCTCTTCACCTTGCCACCATTGGAAACATTCGCATTGATCTTGTCCAACTCTTGATGACATCTCCATCAATCAATGTCAATGCCTGCGATGTTAATGGAATGACTCCACTTGATTACATAAAGCAAAACCCGAATTCCACAGCATCGAAAGTACTAATCCGAAAATTGATTGCAGCTGGGGGAATGTTTGGTTTTAGAGGCTATAATTCAAGAAAAGCCATAGCTTCACACTTGAAAATGCAGCAGCAGGGGAATGGAAGCAGCCCTGGTACTTCTTTCCGAATCTCGGACACTCAAATCTTTCTGTTTACAGGAATTGAGAATAATGAATGGGATGCTAGTTCTGATGAGGGAAGCGCGACGGCGATGAGCGCTTTGCCTTCATCAGAACACATAGCATACGACTCTGCAGCTTTAGAGCACAGAAGATCAACCACTAGCAAGAGGCTGAGTTCCATGAACTACGCTGCCGCTGCTCGGTTGAGAAGAGTCTTTCATTGTCATAAGGGGAAGAAGGACAAGAGAAATGAAGGATTCAAGAAATCATTTGACGACAAGGTTTCCAAAGAAATCCCGAAACCACTTAGGCATAAATATTTTAGGCCTTCAATGGTTGTAAACAATAAAAGGAACTTTTCTGTGAGGAGTTACCAGTCAAGTCCGAATGCAAAGAAGAGATTTGCTTCAGGAACTGCGCACGGCGATGCGCAATCCATGCCACATGTAAAGGTTTCAGGGAGGTCAAGGTCTAGTTCATTTTCCATGATGTCATCATCAGTTTCTTCACCAAGATCGATGGATAAGCAGAAGGATATTTGCATTATTGACAATAATGATGGAGCTTCTTGCTCAAGTGAAATGAACAACGATGGTGATGAATCAGAAATTTTGGGAAAGAGAGCTTCTTCAGTTAGTAGAAAAATGAGGAGTCATGGTTATTTGTGTTTTGGTGAGCGGAGACTTCTTAATGCGAGAACAACCTTGAAGCGTAAACAAGAAAGCAAGAGCGGGGTTTAGTATATAAGTGATTATTATTTCTGGTGTAATGAAATTCAAGGAAAAGCTTTAGTAATTAAATGGCGGCTAAAAGTTGAATAATGCTTTTCAATGATAAGTTGTAGAATAATgcttttctcttcctttttatcAAACTATCCTCACTTCTATCCTTCATCCTTATTACATAGTTCAAGTCCATAACAGGTTAAACCAAATTCAAACTTGATATAAATTGAAATAGACTCAGACAACATTGTTATAGGAACTAGGacgaataaaaaatatcattatctCAGAATACGAGATGCTAGTAAGAAAAACTACATCAACGCTTAGTAGATAAAAAGAAGCAAATATTCTACAGAATAAAAGAAATCTAACACTAATAATGAGTCTTAATCAGAGGCAGATCCAGGACGCCCCTTCATCCTAAGAGCCACATTATTTGAAAACACTATTCTTATAaagttgaaggagataaaaTTGAAGGCGATTTCAAGTTTACTTAACAGAGGCAATGTGTCGGACCAAGTCAATAACACGTGAACTGTATCCCCATTCATTATCATACCAAGAGACAAGCTTGACAAAGTTGTTGTTCAATGAAATCCCAGCCTTCGCATCAAAGATGCTTGACCTGCTGTCACCGACGAAATCAGAAGAAACGACGTCGTCCTCGGTGTAACCAAGAATTCCCTTCAAGCTTCCTTCAGAAGCCTCCTTGACAGCAGCTTTGATTTCGTCGTAGCTGGCTCCCTTTTCAAGTCGAACAGTGAGGTCCACCACCGAAACGTCAATGGTGGGTACTCGGAACGCCATTCCCGTCAACTTGTTGTTCAGTGCCGGTAGCACCTTACCAACAGCCTGCATAGTTGAAAGAGTTAGTTACAAGTTAGTAGTAGTGATAACGGTTTTCTGTTATAGATGCTGAGCTGGCAGAGATTGACATACCTTAGCAGCTCCTGTACTGCTGGGAATGATGTTGGTGGCAGCAGCTCTACCACCTCTCCAATCTTTCATTGATGGTCCATCAACGGTCTTCTGAGTCGCTATGTAACACAATAAaccattaaattataataataataccaTAACTAATGAAGACAAATAATCCATATATATACTATATTATTTACCAGTGGTAGCATGCACAGTTGTCATGAGACCTTCAATAATTCCAAACTTGTCATTAATAACCTGATATATAACATTAAATCAAACAAGATCACTTAATTGagctattaattaattaagaagtaTTTATTTGAAGTCTGAAACTACCTTGGCAAGTGGAGCCAGACAGTTGGTTGTGCAGCTAGCATTGGAGAGGATATTAATATCTGACTTGTATTCTTTCTCGTTAACACCCATAACAAACATTGGTGCATTCGCGCTAGGAGCAGAAATAATCACTTTCTTTGCACCACCCTATATTTCAAACCATATAGAAACCAAATTAATATCATATATATGgagtattaaattaattttttttatttatttaaaaaagaaaccTTCAAGTGAGCAGCTGCCTTGTCTTTATCAGTGAAAACTCCAGTGGACTCAATGATGTATTCAGCACCAGCCTGACTCCATGGAATTTCCTCTGGAATTCTGCTCAACCAAACAAAACGAAAAGCAATTTAAACTTAATTAACAACTGCATATATATAGCATTGTTAATTAGTATAGAATTAGAATAATTATGTACCTGCAGCCAAAAACGGCGACAGGCTTGCCACCAAAGAGAAGGGTTTTTTCATCCTTAACCTTAATTTCAGCATTCTTCCATTGTCCATGCACACTATCGTACTTGAACATGTAAGTCTACATCACAAATTATCCAAATTTTTAGCAcaacacttttttattttacgcACTAATAGGAACATTATTAAATAGCTTTTATAGATATCACAAATCACAAATAGCTTTTATAGATATGCACTAATAGGAACATTATTACATACTGATTATGCGAttatcattttctttcttctaaaaTTCCTCAGTCATTCCCTACAACTCTTTATATCAACAATGGCCTAGCCAAATATTGATTCAATATCTTGCTCACAGTTTCAGTTGTTTCTTCTAGAcatcctctcaattttttttaccaatcgAAGGAAAAAAGTGTAATCTCtcgttattaattttataagtgggataaaaaaaaacacgagaaaaagaacattgaaagaataaaaatcacactttattctctcaaatttctttaataattaaaaagatctATTTCCGTCAAAATTACTCTATTCTTTGTTTTCCATATCCTGAAATCACAATATAACGAAAGAATCTTATGTGGCATGTATAAATAGACTAAATAATGTAGTAGTAAAAgtattaatatgtataagttgtagaattttaatatttgtaactaaaatttttataattattattatgacacttttagtgtatatttattgtatttaagttaatttttaagttctgtcaaattatcaaaattgcTGATAtgatatcaataaaaaaatataatttagacTCATTGTATAAAAAGTTTgtatcaatttttatataataaaaatagataaatagattGAAAGTGAATTTTATAATCTTTAACTTTCTTGAAATCAATATTTAAGAGATAAATCGACAGGCGTATATTCCTTTATTAAACATATTTGAAAAAGTGGTAAATGAATCATGTAGAAAAATGTGACATTAGATGTTTAAAGTGGGTTAAATATAAGATCCACAGGaacattaaattaataataaaaagttaattcataataaaatcaatcaaaattttcacacttcatagaaaatgataaaaagaaTTACACAATTACAAATTAAGTGCATCATAGAATAGGCCAAAGTGAATCTCATACCATGTAATCAGTATTGATAAAGGGATCATTGACAGCTACAAGCTCCACGTCATCCCTCTGCAAAGCCACCCTGGCCACTAAGCGACCTATTCTTCCGAAACCTTCATTTATGATCCAAATAAGAAACACATCACACACAATAATACATCAATCACAATAAGTCTAACAATCTCTTTTGAAAAAGTCTATGATGCaaaactagagagaagaggATGTGAATGTAGTACCATTGATCCCAATCTTGATACCCATGATCTCACTTAGTGGCTGAACCTTAGCTGGGAGCAATTAGAGATTATGAATGTGAATGTGAGAAGAGTATGAAGGGTAGAAGTGAAAtgtatgatatatatatatatatatatatatatgttggaaGTTAGAATAAATGGAACGGTTAACAAATAATGTGGGGGCATACAACCGTACCATACATGTCGATAGAAGCtaagaaaaattcaacaatTAACGATCAACACCCAAACATACCCGTTAAGAGACAGAATCGGTAAACACATAAGAAAACAATTGTTTATATTTAGATAAgagggcccaagcccaacaagGTTTTAGTTATAGTCATAACTCATGAAATTGGCTAAGAGATTAATTTCTGTGTAATTTAAAGAACCCCTTTTGTGCAGGAGAATTATAagtaaataatgaaaatattaaataatgtgaataatagatatatcgaatatttattttactaagtGTAAggatagttattttaatattaaaatttaaataattaatttaaaaatataatatatttttatttgattgataattattcatattattcaGGATCTTTACTTAACACTCCCCTCTTCTATAATACAATTCAATTGGACACTGTTATCTAGTTTGTAACTTTATTATATGATTATTGTAAACCAGAAAAGAAaactttatttgattattataaatgatttaaacgagagaaaaatatattaatatatgtaATATTACATTATTAAGATCAAATTGAGAAAAGagtatttttgagaaaaaaaatttaattttgaccaaaaattaaaataagacgaAATAAAATGTTTGtgataaaatattagagataaaattaaaattttatccaAACGTTAAAGAGTAAAGATTAAAGTAGtatcttatttttgaaaaatgtgtattttttgttcaaaatttatgtttattttttttatattcacagtATTTTTCAGCCTCATAAATAGAAAGGTATTTTAggctaataaatttttatatacacaaaaatatatttaaagttttaatatttatttaaataatgaataaataaattaaccaCTCAATAAATTTAAGgtagtttaaaatttatatttaccTTATATTTATATGTACCCTTTAGacataaatagtaaataagagaaataagaataaaaacgtttaatttttgttgtgaTAAGAATGAGCAACGTGGATGCCCATTCCCATGCAAGACTCATATTTTCAAAGAgagaatgaatattaaatatgtGTTGAAAATAAAGACCCCATACATGTATAAATAGGGGGTGTGGTACGAGGCTTTacacacaacaataacaacagaacaaaaatattattcttccTTCCTTTTCATACAAATAAATCAATCCTCTTTTATGTTGCAATCAAATACCCTTCTCTTTATATTACTATtacaattctttctcttcttttattttataagtattttaaattctattttctattactctttacatataatattaatagcaatattaaccatctttattatattgagatagtatCAAATGcaaatctctctctctttatttttaatactttttcttatctttgtatatatatacataacaaattttcattatgtcgaaactctctcatcttgaatttaatgctcttgatatgTCTGGAATACAACTacttatcatggatactagatgctaaaattcatcttgattcaatagattttggagataccattaaggcttaaaataatacatcccagaaggataaagccaaagtcaTGATCTTCCTTCATCGTTATCTTGACAAAGGATTGAAAAAtcaatatctcacattaaaagatcatgcagatctgtggaaaaatcttgaaaaaaagtataatcatcaaaagatagtgatacttcctcaagcccgatatgaatggacgcatttgcgtttacaagattttaaatctataaatgaatataattctgcaatatttcgaatcacctcacgaatgaaattatgtggggaaaagataactgatcatgatatgttggagaaaattttctcaaccttccatgcctcgaatgtgctcctgcagcagcagtatcgagaaaaagggtttaaaaaatattgagttaatttcttgccttcttgttgccgaacgcaacaatgagttgttattgaaaaatcatgaagcgcgcccagctggcgccgccccattttCTAAAGTATATGCGGCAAATTatcccagaagaggtaaatgacaaagttttaataacaagaaaaattatggaagaaaaagaaattatgttcaaaagagaggatctcaccagaagtgggataaagaaaggaatATCGGGCAGAATAAATCAACNNNNNNNNNNNNNNNNNNNNNNNNNNNNNNNNNNNNNNNNNNNNNNNNNNNNNNNNNNNNNNNNNNNNNNNNNNNNNNNNNNNNNNNNNNNNNNNNNNNNNNNNNNNNNNNNNNNNNNNNNNNNNNNNNNNNNNNNNNNNNNNNNNNNNNNNNNNNNNNNNNNNNNNNNNNNNNNNNNNNNNNNNNNNNNNNNNNNNNNNNNNNNNNNNNNNNNNNNNNNNNNNNNNNNNNNNNNNNNNNNNNNNNNNNNNNNNNNNNNNNNNNNNNNNNNNNNNNNNNNNNNNNNNNNNNNNNNNNNNNNNNNNNNNNNNNNNNNNNNNNNNNNNNNNNNNNNNNNNNNNNNNNNNNNNNNNNNNNNNNNNNNNNNNNNNNNNNNNNNNNNNNNNNNNNNNNNNNNNNNNNNNNNNNNNNNNNNNNNNNNNNNNNNNNNNNNNNNNNNNNNNNNNNNNNNNNNNNNNNNNNNNNNNNNNNNNNNNNNNNNNNNNNNNNNNNNNNNNNNNNNNNNNNNNNNNNNNNNagttcgcacactattctcaaaagtgatatatattttacccatcttgtgccaaaagaagaatgtgttaatactattattggcgcAGGCAGGCAATGTGAttgaaggctccggaagagctataattttgtttcctggaggaacaaaattcataataa
This portion of the Arachis duranensis cultivar V14167 chromosome 6, aradu.V14167.gnm2.J7QH, whole genome shotgun sequence genome encodes:
- the LOC107494854 gene encoding uncharacterized protein LOC107494854, yielding MPPTYFPLRWESTGDQWWFASPIDLAAANGHYDLVRELLRIDSNHLFKLTSLRRIRRLELVWDDDGGDQFHHVAKCRSYVARKLHDECESKKGKKKNDSLIRSGYGGWLMYTAASAGDLEFVRKLLERNRLLAFGEGEYDVTDVLYAAARSKNSEVFRLLFDFAVTGKQRGNLEEKMVPSVYRWEMTNRGVHAAARGGNLVILEDLLANSSDVLAYRDAQGSTVLHSAAARGQVIKYLTSSSFEIINSTDHQGNTALHVASYRGQLPSVEALVSASPSLISLRNNSGETFLHKAVSGFQSHAFRKLDRQVELLRELLRGKKFHTDEIINVRNTDGRTALHLATIGNIRIDLVQLLMTSPSINVNACDVNGMTPLDYIKQNPNSTASKVLIRKLIAAGGMFGFRGYNSRKAIASHLKMQQQGNGSSPGTSFRISDTQIFLFTGIENNEWDASSDEGSATAMSALPSSEHIAYDSAALEHRRSTTSKRLSSMNYAAAARLRRVFHCHKGKKDKRNEGFKKSFDDKVSKEIPKPLRHKYFRPSMVVNNKRNFSVRSYQSSPNAKKRFASGTAHGDAQSMPHVKVSGRSRSSSFSMMSSSVSSPRSMDKQKDICIIDNNDGASCSSEMNNDGDESEILGKRASSVSRKMRSHGYLCFGERRLLNARTTLKRKQESKSGV
- the LOC107494853 gene encoding glyceraldehyde-3-phosphate dehydrogenase, cytosolic-like — translated: MGIKIGINGFGRIGRLVARVALQRDDVELVAVNDPFINTDYMTYMFKYDSVHGQWKNAEIKVKDEKTLLFGGKPVAVFGCRIPEEIPWSQAGAEYIIESTGVFTDKDKAAAHLKGGAKKVIISAPSANAPMFVMGVNEKEYKSDINILSNASCTTNCLAPLAKVINDKFGIIEGLMTTVHATTATQKTVDGPSMKDWRGGRAAATNIIPSSTGAAKAVGKVLPALNNKLTGMAFRVPTIDVSVVDLTVRLEKGASYDEIKAAVKEASEGSLKGILGYTEDDVVSSDFVGDSRSSIFDAKAGISLNNNFVKLVSWYDNEWGYSSRVIDLVRHIASVK